One genomic segment of Clavelina lepadiformis chromosome 3, kaClaLepa1.1, whole genome shotgun sequence includes these proteins:
- the LOC143449688 gene encoding uncharacterized protein LOC143449688 isoform X5, whose amino-acid sequence MSEGRKCCIYLLNERKLELTVQHKILTKELLEIVATHFKLQDKEYFGIAYRSDSGHLSWLQDDKKVLEHELVRKTSGILNLQFAVRFFVENVTTLQHNTSIELFFLQVKSQIYKGQLEVESETAFQLAAYVLQVVNGNYVNDEAALNSLRKLPVLSNKIFKEHLTSHCENAVLQSYKELTGYSKGKAILSYMSCVESLPTYGVHFYKVKDKSGIPWWLGLSFKGILQFQYHDKSAPVKTYYWRQLENLYFREKKFSIEVSEKLQRKPSGGAKDILSVEIRKKSAGVVHAWYGSPSLIKSIWVMSIAQHHFYLDRKQNNKSKVKGSKSLTELTENLSNNKNSLIGPVSDTPVMTRKQIKDVDVTVKKGSKDETPEVQAAKRDLSKALVDRRTELEDRLYDKVQDLKRLCLEESEFTGKLPQEFIRYMDRNERAPKVKKRIGAEFKVKLRNKNGTSVDKNYSANVTSVSGFISDPADELCQLETEFEILTQIANASKKLASDTNTKGRIRHKRLGSYKKNIKKLQTVEGKINDLRKKTGQKPSERASMFIADDSDDMFDIGICMKDGTESERSSLSGGMHRDDDTSLSSGADALSTHSTPAILNRTPQHPASAVMSRRNISPSDVDISDVQIQRSLTPPPSFGRRKKIDSSNVIANGLRGDQYTLLPSPESSSGVSMDSVKTQQTTSTRNWVNPKWEVPKSRPSRGWHESSLDSIDTTSTGSRLSEETRSTDPEMVTESSYFTSSSTQVTRPLESSLPAQKVDLRPSKPPSLEKLAPERPPSANSNQNNHNFNVKKNLDVFNMGRMRREVSDGALSDLSIKSNPAILSTNLAPENTEQREELPKIVEVSPLEQMRKRSSSMSDPPSNHSSHPRRGPKTKSKNDRGTLKSKHQPQYLQSPFIEARNVQQAFAAQSAVEAAPGTTEKNPPELQPPIFDTNLNIRMQYQNRNNLPQTAPAGQMFTQVDGYFPALAEQRLTRDPPSIPGVHNVVGPPPQYYYPVNQFNGGEHQYTPPLPHAPPVGEIYPNQPHPSYGYPIHPHYHQPYAEAQAYGLMTNSQRDMLNNEVYQDIGMGWVPSLHDYSSRASVCESASAQSKKEDILRLLEDHIATKRTPSNASSKQERNLANKQRKIREEYQAAQRQNLQEKVRLDYQKQTHEKTWANYQKQALYAKDSSKSTNQHQSEQSDASRLNFIHSSKDASSLLYKTQQHPRVPQQRSTHILQPAQYNTASEYGNQATGWHDDRNMKNQLLLQHYTHHDRVGDPLDYVHATPRHQAGHPTSNQQFYAPAPSDGKRMRPPPQRWTSQPSQPVRNEKTSTGVTGPGTNTSRTDVYNTGVHTLAQAPRQYSSFDSAPPNHYVVAEGFQPIGGESRWRETNRSQAGHQMDRRTRLHRGHPLSASAEDLLWADSNDNQAGTLV is encoded by the exons ATGAGTGAAGGAAGAAAATGTTGCATTTACCTACTCAATGAAAGGAAACTTGAACTCACTGTACAG CACAAGATTCTAACTAAGGAACTTCTGGAAATTGTGGCAACACACTTCAAGTTACAAGACAAGGAATATTTTGGAATAGCTTACAGGAGTGACAG TGGCCATCTCTCCTGGCTTCAAGATGACAAAAAGGTTCTTGAACACGAGCTGGTCAGGAAAACGTCAGGAATTCTCAATTTACAATTTGCCGTTAG GTTCTTTGTGGAGAACGTTACCACCCTGCAACACAACACATCCATTGAACTTTTCTTTCTGCAAGTGAAGTCACAAATATACAAG gGCCAGTTGGAAGTTGAAAGTGAAACCGCGTTCCAGCTCGCTGCCTACGTATTGCAG GTGGTGAACGGCAACTATGTGAA CGATGAAGCCGCCCTCAACAGCCTTCGAAAACTTCCGGTCCTTTCAAATAAAATCTTCAAAGAACATCTAACAAGTCACTG TGAGAACGCCGTTTTACAATCCTACAAGGAATTAACTGGTTATTCAAAAGGGAAGGCGATTTTAAG TTATATGTCCTGCGTGGAAAGCTTACCAACCTACGGCGTTCATTTCTACAAAGTCAAG GATAAGAGTGGAATTCCCTGGTGGTTAGGACTGAGCTTTAAAGGAATATTACAATTTCAATACCACGACAAGAGTGCACCGGTTAAG ACCTACTACTGGAGACAACTTGAAAACCTTTATTTTCGCGAGAAAAAATTCTCCATCGAAGTCAGCGAGAAACTTCAACGTAAGCCAAGCGGTGGCGCTAAAGATATTCTATCTGTTGAAATTCGTAAAAAATCTGCCGGGGTAGTGCATGCTTGGTATGGATCGCCGTCGTTAATTAAGTCTATCTGGGTAATGTCCATTGCTCAGCATCACTTCTACTTGGAccgaaaacaaaataataag TCAAAGGTAAAAGGATCAAAAAGTCTAACAGAGTTGACTGAGAATTTGAGCAACAACAAGAATTCTTTGATCGGCCCTGTGAGTGACACCCCAGTTATGACAAGAAAACAGATAAAAGACGTCGACGTCACCGTCAAGAAAG GAAGCAAAGATGAAACCCCAGAGGTCCAGGCCGCGAAACGTGATCTCTCTAAGGCACTGGTGGACCGGAGAACTGAGCTAGAGGACCGACTTTACGACAAGGTGCAAGATTTGAAGAGATTATGCCTTGAAGAATCG GAATTCACGGGCAAGCTGCCCCAGGAATTCATCAGATATATGGACCGGAATGAACGCGCCCCCAAAGTCAAAAAGCGAATTGGTGCTGAGTTCAAGGTCAAGTTACGAAACAAGAACGGAACTTCAGTT GACAAGAATTATTCGGCAAACGTCACTTCAGTATCGGGTTTCATCTCCGACCCGGCTGATGAACTCTGCCAGCTTGAAACTGAGTTTGAGATCTTGACACAAATCGCAAACGCTTCCAAGAAGTTGGCTTCGGATACCAACACTAAAGGAAGAATCCGTCATAAGCGACTCGGCTCGTACAAGAAAAACATCAAGAAATTGCAG ACTGTTGAAGGGAAGATCAACGACCTACGCAAGAAGACTGGACAGAAGCCGTCGGAACGTGCTTCGATGTTCATCGCTGACGACAGCGATGACATGTTTGACATCGGCATCTGCATGAAGGACGGGACGGAGTCAGAACGAAGCTCTCTGTCTGGAG GGATGCATCGTGACGATGACACGTCACTGAGCAGCGGGGCGGATGCTCTCTCCACACACAGCACTCCAGCGATCCTCAACCGGACTCCGCAACATCCTGCATCTGCTGTGATGAGCAGGAGAAATATTTCGCCGTCCGACGTCGATATTTCAGATGTTCAAATACAAAG GTCGCTAACACCACCTCCTTCTTTTGGTCGAAGAAAGAAAATCGATTCATCGAACGTCATTGCGAATGGTCTCCGTGGCGACCAATACACTCTCCTCCCCTCCCCAGAGTCCTCGTCGGGGGTGTCGATGGATTCCGTAAAAACCCAGCAGACAACCTCAACTCGAAATTGGGTTAACCCAAAGTGGGAGGTCCCAAA ATCCCGCCCAAGTCGAGGATGGCACGAATCTTCCTTGGACAGCATCGACACGACCTCGACCGGAAGTCGTTTAAGCGAAGAGACAAGATCCACAGATCCGGAGATGGTGACTGAATCTTCATATTTCACTTCCAGTTCGACTCAGGTCACTCGACCACTGGAGTCATCACTTCCTGCACAAAAGGTTGATCTTCGACCGAGCAAACCACCAAGTTTGGAAAAACTTGCTCCAGAACGTCCACCCAGTGCCAATAGCAACCAGAATAATCATAATTTCAATGTCAAGAAAAACTTAGACGTCTTTAACATGGGAAGAATGCGTAGAGAG GTGAGTGACGGCGCGCTCTCTGACCTGTCAATCAAAAGCAATCCCGCCATATTGTCCACTAATCTCGCTCCGGAGAACACCGAGCAAAGAGAGGAATTGCCGAAGATAGTGGAAGTTTCTCCTCTCGAGCAGATGAGGAAGAGGAGCTCCAGCATGAGCGACCCCCCCTCGAACCATTCCTCACATCCCCGTCGCGGACCAAAGACCAAATCTAAGAATGATCGAGGAACGTTGAAGTCGAAGCACCAACCCCAATATCTTCAGTCCCCTTTCATTGAAGCGCGCAACGTCCAGCAAGCATTCGCGGCTCAGAGCGCGGTCGAAGCGGCTCCCGGTACCACGGAGAAAAATCCACCTGAGCTTCAGCCGCCGATATTCGACACGAATTTAAACATCAGGATGCAGTATCAGAACCGAAACAATTTACCCCAGACTGCCCCGGCTGGACAAATGTTTACCCAAGTTGATGGGTATTTCCCCGCTCTGGCCGAACAAAGATTGACTCGGGACCCCCCCTCCATCCCAGGGGTTCATAACGTGGTGGGACCTCCCCCACAGTATTACTACCCAGTGAACCAGTTCAATGGGGGAGAGCACCAGTACACCCCGCCTTTACCCCACGCACCGCCAGTGGGTGAAATATACCCCAACCAACCTCACCCATCGTATGGTTATCCAATTCACCCACATTACCACCAACCGTATGCTGAG GCCCAAGCATATGGGTTAATGACGAACAGCCAGAGAGATATGCTAAACAACGAGGTGTACCAGGACATAGGCATGGGCTGGGTGCCGTCCCTGCATGATTACAGCAGTAGGGCAAGTGTGTGTGAGAGTGCAAGTGCGCAATCCAAGAAGGAG GACATCTTAAGATTGCTTGAGGACCACATCGCCACGAAGAGAACTCCATCCAATGCGAGCTCAAAGCAGGAGAGAAACTTGGCTAACAAACAACGTAAGATCCGTGAAGAATATCAGGCAGCGCAGCGACAG AACCTTCAAGAGAAAGTGCGGCTTGATTACCAGAAGCAAACCCACGAGAAGACCTGGGCTAATTACCAGAAGCAAGCTCTCTACGCAAAAGATTCATCCAA GTCGACCAATCAACATCAATCGGAGCAAAGTGATGCGTCTAGGTTGAATTTCATCCACTCATCCAAGGATGCCTCGTCGTTGCTCTACAAGACACAGCAGCATCCCCGTGTTCCTCAACAAAGATCAA CTCACATCCTGCAACCAGCTCAATATAACACCGCCTCTGAGTACGGTAACCAGGCAACTGGTTGGCATGACGACCGTAACATGAAGAATCAGCTTCTGCTTCAGCACTACACGCACCATGACCGCGTGGGGGATCCCCTTGATTACGTGCATGCGACCCCACGTCATCAAGCTGGCCACCCGACTTCTAACCAACAGTTTTATGCTCCAGCGCCCTCTGACGGCAAGCGAATGCGGCCTCCTCCTCAACGCTGGACGTCGCAACCGAGCCAGCCAGTAAGGAACGAGAAAACATCGACCGGTGTCACGGGACCCGGCACAAACAC CTCGAGAACCGACGTCTACAATACTGGCGTCCACACTTTGGCGCAGGCGCCACGCCAGTATTCGTCCTTCGACAGCGCCCCACCAAATCATTACGTCGTTGCGGAAGGATTTCAACCAATAGGAGGCGAGTCCCGCTGGCGGGAGACGAACCGGAGCCAGGCTGGGCACCAGATGGATCGACGAACCCGCTTACACAGAGGCCACCCACTTTCCGCGTCGGCCGAAGACCTACTTTGGGCCGATTCCAACGACAACCAAGCCGGTACCCTcgtttga
- the LOC143449688 gene encoding uncharacterized protein LOC143449688 isoform X1 has product MSEGRKCCIYLLNERKLELTVQHKILTKELLEIVATHFKLQDKEYFGIAYRSDSGHLSWLQDDKKVLEHELVRKTSGILNLQFAVRFFVENVTTLQHNTSIELFFLQVKSQIYKGQLEVESETAFQLAAYVLQVVNGNYVNDEAALNSLRKLPVLSNKIFKEHLTSHCENAVLQSYKELTGYSKGKAILSYMSCVESLPTYGVHFYKVKDKSGIPWWLGLSFKGILQFQYHDKSAPVKTYYWRQLENLYFREKKFSIEVSEKLQRKPSGGAKDILSVEIRKKSAGVVHAWYGSPSLIKSIWVMSIAQHHFYLDRKQNNKSKVKGSKSLTELTENLSNNKNSLIGPVSDTPVMTRKQIKDVDVTVKKGSKDETPEVQAAKRDLSKALVDRRTELEDRLYDKVQDLKRLCLEESEFTGKLPQEFIRYMDRNERAPKVKKRIGAEFKVKLRNKNGTSVDKNYSANVTSVSGFISDPADELCQLETEFEILTQIANASKKLASDTNTKGRIRHKRLGSYKKNIKKLQTVEGKINDLRKKTGQKPSERASMFIADDSDDMFDIGICMKDGTESERSSLSGGMHRDDDTSLSSGADALSTHSTPAILNRTPQHPASAVMSRRNISPSDVDISDVQIQRSLTPPPSFGRRKKIDSSNVIANGLRGDQYTLLPSPESSSGVSMDSVKTQQTTSTRNWVNPKWEVPKSRPSRGWHESSLDSIDTTSTGSRLSEETRSTDPEMVTESSYFTSSSTQVTRPLESSLPAQKVDLRPSKPPSLEKLAPERPPSANSNQNNHNFNVKKNLDVFNMGRMRREVSDGALSDLSIKSNPAILSTNLAPENTEQREELPKIVEVSPLEQMRKRSSSMSDPPSNHSSHPRRGPKTKSKNDRGTLKSKHQPQYLQSPFIEARNVQQAFAAQSAVEAAPGTTEKNPPELQPPIFDTNLNIRMQYQNRNNLPQTAPAGQMFTQVDGYFPALAEQRLTRDPPSIPGVHNVVGPPPQYYYPVNQFNGGEHQYTPPLPHAPPVGEIYPNQPHPSYGYPIHPHYHQPYAEAQAYGLMTNSQRDMLNNEVYQDIGMGWVPSLHDYSSRASVCESASAQSKKEDILRLLEDHIATKRTPSNASSKQERNLANKQRKIREEYQAAQRQNLQEKVRLDYQKQTHEKTWANYQKQALYAKDSSKSTNQHQSEQSDASRLNFIHSSKDASSLLYKTQQHPRVPQQRSTHILQPAQYNTASEYGNQATGWHDDRNMKNQLLLQHYTHHDRVGDPLDYVHATPRHQAGHPTSNQQFYAPAPSDGKRMRPPPQRWTSQPSQPVRNEKTSTGVTGPGTNTVNVDDGLPPGKPPHSLGVEPVVIQSLTKSPEGHPVSVFTVTKSAPNTPLPKRHNGASFFDYSSSSDDEVSGKRSTIKRNPCSQHHSFEDLLDDSVSSSGDEKPFSTPSKTPTIILHTPSVKRKKKPTMSAETPGAPQNPTQVGPDPDYAPMPPPRMKQLKVKQKLEMTDISRLSVADARTIFESKNPPNKTSHQSGKRAPTPTRSSSVTSHLVGCKDFEGVEGVKHSKSNSVPVVHSGTLPRAFKSKRKVNRSGRTVSGVEAVPIVEVSRKNPGMDPRSRSRGPAPKPTVLRVSTQSDVSPNPSLAYSRADVISSPMPRPSSRTDVYNTGVHTLAQAPRQYSSFDSAPPNHYVVAEGFQPIGGESRWRETNRSQAGHQMDRRTRLHRGHPLSASAEDLLWADSNDNQAGTLV; this is encoded by the exons ATGAGTGAAGGAAGAAAATGTTGCATTTACCTACTCAATGAAAGGAAACTTGAACTCACTGTACAG CACAAGATTCTAACTAAGGAACTTCTGGAAATTGTGGCAACACACTTCAAGTTACAAGACAAGGAATATTTTGGAATAGCTTACAGGAGTGACAG TGGCCATCTCTCCTGGCTTCAAGATGACAAAAAGGTTCTTGAACACGAGCTGGTCAGGAAAACGTCAGGAATTCTCAATTTACAATTTGCCGTTAG GTTCTTTGTGGAGAACGTTACCACCCTGCAACACAACACATCCATTGAACTTTTCTTTCTGCAAGTGAAGTCACAAATATACAAG gGCCAGTTGGAAGTTGAAAGTGAAACCGCGTTCCAGCTCGCTGCCTACGTATTGCAG GTGGTGAACGGCAACTATGTGAA CGATGAAGCCGCCCTCAACAGCCTTCGAAAACTTCCGGTCCTTTCAAATAAAATCTTCAAAGAACATCTAACAAGTCACTG TGAGAACGCCGTTTTACAATCCTACAAGGAATTAACTGGTTATTCAAAAGGGAAGGCGATTTTAAG TTATATGTCCTGCGTGGAAAGCTTACCAACCTACGGCGTTCATTTCTACAAAGTCAAG GATAAGAGTGGAATTCCCTGGTGGTTAGGACTGAGCTTTAAAGGAATATTACAATTTCAATACCACGACAAGAGTGCACCGGTTAAG ACCTACTACTGGAGACAACTTGAAAACCTTTATTTTCGCGAGAAAAAATTCTCCATCGAAGTCAGCGAGAAACTTCAACGTAAGCCAAGCGGTGGCGCTAAAGATATTCTATCTGTTGAAATTCGTAAAAAATCTGCCGGGGTAGTGCATGCTTGGTATGGATCGCCGTCGTTAATTAAGTCTATCTGGGTAATGTCCATTGCTCAGCATCACTTCTACTTGGAccgaaaacaaaataataag TCAAAGGTAAAAGGATCAAAAAGTCTAACAGAGTTGACTGAGAATTTGAGCAACAACAAGAATTCTTTGATCGGCCCTGTGAGTGACACCCCAGTTATGACAAGAAAACAGATAAAAGACGTCGACGTCACCGTCAAGAAAG GAAGCAAAGATGAAACCCCAGAGGTCCAGGCCGCGAAACGTGATCTCTCTAAGGCACTGGTGGACCGGAGAACTGAGCTAGAGGACCGACTTTACGACAAGGTGCAAGATTTGAAGAGATTATGCCTTGAAGAATCG GAATTCACGGGCAAGCTGCCCCAGGAATTCATCAGATATATGGACCGGAATGAACGCGCCCCCAAAGTCAAAAAGCGAATTGGTGCTGAGTTCAAGGTCAAGTTACGAAACAAGAACGGAACTTCAGTT GACAAGAATTATTCGGCAAACGTCACTTCAGTATCGGGTTTCATCTCCGACCCGGCTGATGAACTCTGCCAGCTTGAAACTGAGTTTGAGATCTTGACACAAATCGCAAACGCTTCCAAGAAGTTGGCTTCGGATACCAACACTAAAGGAAGAATCCGTCATAAGCGACTCGGCTCGTACAAGAAAAACATCAAGAAATTGCAG ACTGTTGAAGGGAAGATCAACGACCTACGCAAGAAGACTGGACAGAAGCCGTCGGAACGTGCTTCGATGTTCATCGCTGACGACAGCGATGACATGTTTGACATCGGCATCTGCATGAAGGACGGGACGGAGTCAGAACGAAGCTCTCTGTCTGGAG GGATGCATCGTGACGATGACACGTCACTGAGCAGCGGGGCGGATGCTCTCTCCACACACAGCACTCCAGCGATCCTCAACCGGACTCCGCAACATCCTGCATCTGCTGTGATGAGCAGGAGAAATATTTCGCCGTCCGACGTCGATATTTCAGATGTTCAAATACAAAG GTCGCTAACACCACCTCCTTCTTTTGGTCGAAGAAAGAAAATCGATTCATCGAACGTCATTGCGAATGGTCTCCGTGGCGACCAATACACTCTCCTCCCCTCCCCAGAGTCCTCGTCGGGGGTGTCGATGGATTCCGTAAAAACCCAGCAGACAACCTCAACTCGAAATTGGGTTAACCCAAAGTGGGAGGTCCCAAA ATCCCGCCCAAGTCGAGGATGGCACGAATCTTCCTTGGACAGCATCGACACGACCTCGACCGGAAGTCGTTTAAGCGAAGAGACAAGATCCACAGATCCGGAGATGGTGACTGAATCTTCATATTTCACTTCCAGTTCGACTCAGGTCACTCGACCACTGGAGTCATCACTTCCTGCACAAAAGGTTGATCTTCGACCGAGCAAACCACCAAGTTTGGAAAAACTTGCTCCAGAACGTCCACCCAGTGCCAATAGCAACCAGAATAATCATAATTTCAATGTCAAGAAAAACTTAGACGTCTTTAACATGGGAAGAATGCGTAGAGAG GTGAGTGACGGCGCGCTCTCTGACCTGTCAATCAAAAGCAATCCCGCCATATTGTCCACTAATCTCGCTCCGGAGAACACCGAGCAAAGAGAGGAATTGCCGAAGATAGTGGAAGTTTCTCCTCTCGAGCAGATGAGGAAGAGGAGCTCCAGCATGAGCGACCCCCCCTCGAACCATTCCTCACATCCCCGTCGCGGACCAAAGACCAAATCTAAGAATGATCGAGGAACGTTGAAGTCGAAGCACCAACCCCAATATCTTCAGTCCCCTTTCATTGAAGCGCGCAACGTCCAGCAAGCATTCGCGGCTCAGAGCGCGGTCGAAGCGGCTCCCGGTACCACGGAGAAAAATCCACCTGAGCTTCAGCCGCCGATATTCGACACGAATTTAAACATCAGGATGCAGTATCAGAACCGAAACAATTTACCCCAGACTGCCCCGGCTGGACAAATGTTTACCCAAGTTGATGGGTATTTCCCCGCTCTGGCCGAACAAAGATTGACTCGGGACCCCCCCTCCATCCCAGGGGTTCATAACGTGGTGGGACCTCCCCCACAGTATTACTACCCAGTGAACCAGTTCAATGGGGGAGAGCACCAGTACACCCCGCCTTTACCCCACGCACCGCCAGTGGGTGAAATATACCCCAACCAACCTCACCCATCGTATGGTTATCCAATTCACCCACATTACCACCAACCGTATGCTGAG GCCCAAGCATATGGGTTAATGACGAACAGCCAGAGAGATATGCTAAACAACGAGGTGTACCAGGACATAGGCATGGGCTGGGTGCCGTCCCTGCATGATTACAGCAGTAGGGCAAGTGTGTGTGAGAGTGCAAGTGCGCAATCCAAGAAGGAG GACATCTTAAGATTGCTTGAGGACCACATCGCCACGAAGAGAACTCCATCCAATGCGAGCTCAAAGCAGGAGAGAAACTTGGCTAACAAACAACGTAAGATCCGTGAAGAATATCAGGCAGCGCAGCGACAG AACCTTCAAGAGAAAGTGCGGCTTGATTACCAGAAGCAAACCCACGAGAAGACCTGGGCTAATTACCAGAAGCAAGCTCTCTACGCAAAAGATTCATCCAA GTCGACCAATCAACATCAATCGGAGCAAAGTGATGCGTCTAGGTTGAATTTCATCCACTCATCCAAGGATGCCTCGTCGTTGCTCTACAAGACACAGCAGCATCCCCGTGTTCCTCAACAAAGATCAA CTCACATCCTGCAACCAGCTCAATATAACACCGCCTCTGAGTACGGTAACCAGGCAACTGGTTGGCATGACGACCGTAACATGAAGAATCAGCTTCTGCTTCAGCACTACACGCACCATGACCGCGTGGGGGATCCCCTTGATTACGTGCATGCGACCCCACGTCATCAAGCTGGCCACCCGACTTCTAACCAACAGTTTTATGCTCCAGCGCCCTCTGACGGCAAGCGAATGCGGCCTCCTCCTCAACGCTGGACGTCGCAACCGAGCCAGCCAGTAAGGAACGAGAAAACATCGACCGGTGTCACGGGACCCGGCACAAACAC CGTAAACGTCGACGATGGCTTGCCCCCAGGGAAACCCCCGCATTCGCTCGGAGTAGAACCGGTCGTCATTCAGTCGCTGACAAAAAGCCCCGAAGGCCACCCAGTGAGCGTGTTTACAGTGACCAAGAGTGCCCCAAACACCCCACTCCCGAAGCGGCACAATGGGGCCTCGTTCTTTGATTATTCATCGTCGTCAGATGACGAGGTTTCGGGCAAGAGGAGCACGATTAAGAGAAATCCCTGCTCCCAACATCACAGCTTTGAGGATCTTCTTGACGATTCTGTGTCTTCTTCCGGGGATGAAAAACCCTTTTCTACCCCCTCCAAGACCCCCACAATCATATTGCACACACCGAGCGTAAAGCGCAAGAAAAAGCCCACCATGTCTGCGGAAACACCCGGTGCACCCCAAAACCCAACACAAGTAGGGCCTGATCCCGATTACGCCCCAATGCCCCCACCAAGGATGAAGCAATTGAAGGTGAAGCAGAAGTTAGAGATGACCGATATTTCTCGACTCAGCGTCGCCGATGCAAGAACTATCTTCGAATCGAAAAACCCCCCAAATAAGACCTCTCACCAATCGGGAAAACGTGCCCCGACCCCTACAAGGAGCTcctctgtgacgtcacacctGGTAGGTTGCAAGGACTTCGAGGGAGTTGAAGGGGTGAAGCACTCAAAGTCGAACAGTGTCCCCGTGGTGCATTCCGGCACACTTCCGCGTGCGTTTAAGTCGAAGAGAAAAGTGAATCGATCCGGGAGAACGGTATCGGGGGTCGAAGCCGTTCCGATTGTTGAGGTTTCTCGCAAAAACCCTGGAATGGATCCAAGATCTCGAAG TAGAGGACCAGCGCCCAAACCCACCGTCTTAAGGGTTTCGACCCAGAGTGACGTCAGCCCCAACCCATCCCTTGCTTACTCACGTGCTGACGTCATATCTTCACCCATGCCGCGTCCCAG CTCGAGAACCGACGTCTACAATACTGGCGTCCACACTTTGGCGCAGGCGCCACGCCAGTATTCGTCCTTCGACAGCGCCCCACCAAATCATTACGTCGTTGCGGAAGGATTTCAACCAATAGGAGGCGAGTCCCGCTGGCGGGAGACGAACCGGAGCCAGGCTGGGCACCAGATGGATCGACGAACCCGCTTACACAGAGGCCACCCACTTTCCGCGTCGGCCGAAGACCTACTTTGGGCCGATTCCAACGACAACCAAGCCGGTACCCTcgtttga